From a single Myxocyprinus asiaticus isolate MX2 ecotype Aquarium Trade chromosome 33, UBuf_Myxa_2, whole genome shotgun sequence genomic region:
- the LOC127424009 gene encoding prickle-like protein 2 — protein sequence MALDMERTVSKIMFDFQRNSTSDDDSGCALEEYAWVPPGLKPEQVHQYYSFFPEDKVPYVNSIGEKHRIKQLLQQLPPHDNEVRYCTSLDEEEKRELKIFSNQRKRDNLGRGTVRPLPLTITGAICEQCGGQINGGDIAVFASRLGHGLCWHPHCFVCCMCAELLVDLIYFHQDGKIYCGRHHAERLKPRCSACDEIIFADECTEAEGRHWHMKHFCCYECEAPLGGQRYIMREGHPHCCNCFESLYAECCDACGEHIGIDQGQMAYEGQHWHATEECFSCARCHQSLLGLPFLPKQGLIFCSRLCSQGDEPELSDSSDSAFQSAHSRQSRRSTRIGKDGTKGKSEGIRQTPSGPTPSTGDRLSVDAEPLAVQMDLLSVSSPAPSRTPHRTPTRTPGRTPSRSPSLNREQTVWVNRDEPYSSYESQPRDSSTPPNPLQLRSQCSIRSAYPSSPSQPPKVVSNPDSWSKEQPGGNSKKPPVMAVLRGHSFNENWMHHGQESEFHPPKLKTQMSFNEVPSHNSKFLDKRSISVQGFPREMRPPLLRRRHQFGPSFGELTPLEQTPHGSADSLALSYATGNSLDGTNRRQEHLSRFSMPDLSKDSGVIDSEKGTMGTLNSSMQFRSTESLSSVPRPLAEIGMPVRLRYPPPLYWNSPRGLSYEEPVKGRIGLAGSMSCMQEGNAQAMTPQPRRAKTQDSPRQQRQRERHHRKSHKGHKYHYRSRRSRSDNALHLATENQSFPGDPIQRFCDDFEQPSSSRVPHNLFGANYGYRQQFFRPCPRTTSDLTLQDPGGPQMRQYMGRYGETIEDEDQFCSTCSSSSEVSDDEAYFLGEAIPRPVQLRYFDNEELRHRYSPTMTGGHAQLHTRKRRKSKNCIIS from the exons GTTCATCAGTACTACAGTTTTTTTCCGGAGGATAAAGTTCCCTATGTGAACAGCATTGGTGAAAAGCATCGAATTAAGCAACTGCTTCAACAGCTTCCACCACACGACAATGAG GTTCGGTATTGTACCTCCCTGGATGAAGAGGAAAAGCGGGAACTAAAGATTTTCAGTAACCAGCGAAAGCGAGATAATCTAGGCAGAGGCACAGTCCGCCCTCTACCCCTCACCATAACTGGAGCTATATGTGAACAG tGTGGAGGTCAAATCAATGGTGGTGATATTGCAGTGTTTGCATCACGGCTTGGCCATGGCCTGTGTTGGCACCCTCACTGCTTTGTGTGCTGCATGTGTGCTGAGCTGTTGGTGGATCTCATATATTTCCACCAGGATGGCAAGATCTACTGTGGCCGGCACCATGCTGAACGACTCAAACCGCGTTGCTCTGCATGTGATGAG ATTATCTTTGCAGATGAGTGCACAGAAGCAGAGGGGAGACACTGGCACATGAAACACTTCTGCTGTTATGAGTGTGAGGCTCCATTAGGGGGCCAGCGGTACATTATGCGCGAAGGCCATCCTCACTGCTGCAACTGCTTTGAGTCGCTCTATGCAGAGTGCTGTGATGCCTGTGGAGAGCATATAG GTATAGACCAAGGCCAAATGGCGTATGAAGGTCAACACTGGCATGCCACCGAAGAGTGTTTCAGCTGTGCACGCTGCCATCAGTCTTTGCTGGGACTCCCCTTCTTGCCGAAGCAAGGTTTGATCTTCTGTTCACGTCTCTGCAGCCAAGGAGATGAGCCTGAGTTGTCAGATTCCTCAGATTCTGCCTTCCAGAGTGCTCATTCCAGACAGTCACGCCGCAGCACTCGGATTGGCAAGGATGGCACAAAAGGCAAGAGTGAAGGTATACGACAGACACCATCTGGCCCTACACCATCAACCGGTGACCGGCTGTCAGTAGATGCAGAGCCCCTAGCTGTTCAAATGGATCTCCTCAGTGTATCCAGCCCTGCTCCCAGCCGCACACCTCACCGCACACCGACAAGAACCCCAGGTAGGACGCCAAGTCGGTCTCCGAGTCTGAATCGCGAGCAGACAGTATGGGTGAACAGGGATGAGCCTTACTCCTCCTACGAGTCTCAACCAAGAGATTCCTCCACGCCTCCAAATCCCCTTCAGCTACGGAGCCAGTGTAGCATCCGTAGTGCTTACCCTTCTTCTCCCAGCCAGCCACCCAAGGTAGTGAGCAATCCTGACTCGTGGTCCAAAGAACAACCCGGGGGTAATTCCAAAAAGCCTCCAGTCATGGCTGTTCTGAGAGGTCACTCTTTCAATGAGAACTGGATGCATCATGGCCAGGAATCTGAATTCCATCCTCCTAAGCTCAAAACACAAATGAGCTTCAATGAAGTACCAAGCCATAATTCTAAATTTTTGGACAAGCGCAGTATCAGCGTGCAAGGTTTCCCTCGAGAGATGCGTCCTCCATTGCTGAGAAGAAGACACCAATTTGGGCCAAGCTTTGGCGAGCTTACACCACTAGAACAAACACCCCATGGTTCTGCTGATTCACTGGCCCTGTCCTATGCTACAG GAAACTCGTTGGATGGGACCAACAGGCGTCAGGAACACCTCTCTCGATTTTCTATGCCTGACCTAAGTAAAGACTCTGGGGTAATTGATTCTGAGAAGGGCACCATGGGTACTTTGAACTCGTCGATGCAGTTCCGCAGCACTGAATCCCTGAGTTCTGTCCCTAGACCTCTTGCTGAAATTGGCATGCCTGTCAGACTTAGGTACCCTCCTCCATTATACTGGAATTCTCCCAGAGGACTAAGTTATGAGGAACCAGTCAAAGGTCGCATCGGTCTGGCAGGAAGCATGTCCTGTATGCAGGAAGGTAATGCCCAAGCAATGACACCACAACCAAGACGTGCTAAAACACAAGATTCTCCTCGACAGCAACGACAGAGAGAACGGCACCACCGCAAAAGTCACAAGGGTCACAAATATCATTATCGTTCCCGTCGCTCTCGATCAGACAACGCCTTGCATTTAGCCACCGAAAATCAGAGTTTCCCAGGGGACCCCATTCAGAGATTTTGCGATGACTTTGAGCAACCGTCATCCTCGAGAGTGCCACACAATCTCTTTGGAGCAAATTATGGGTATCGACAGCAGTTCTTTAGGCCATGTCCTCGAACCACCTCTGACCTCACCCTGCAGGACCCAGGTGGTCCACAAATGAGGCAGTATATGGGTAGGTATGGTGAAACAATTGAGGATGAAGATCAGTTTTGTTCTACCTGTTCTTCTTCTTCGGAGGTATCTGATGATGAAGCTTACTTTTTGGGTGAAGCCATTCCACGGCCGGTGCAGCTGCGATACTTTGACAACGAGGAACTGCGACACCGTTATAGTCCAACAATGACGGGTGGTCATGCCCAGTTACATACACGCAAACGACGGAAGAGCAAGAACTGCATCATATCATAA